CATGGAGATCGTCGGAGGGGAGATAGCCGTCCTCCCCGAGATCGTGAACGGCGTCGACCTCTCGGGAACCTGCCTCGGATACGTGGAGAAGGACAAGATCATCACCGGATCCACCTGCGAGGAGGGTGACCTCATCGTATCCCTGAGATCCTCCGGAATCCACTCAAACGGACTTACACTGGCAAGGAAGATCGTAGAGGCCAACAACATCGGTTGGAACGACAAGGTATCCGGTCTGTCCAAGACCATCGGAGAAGAGCTCCTCACACCCACCGAGATCTATGTCAAGCAGGTCCTCGAGATCACCTCCAACTTCAACGTCCACGGATTGGTGGACATCACCGGCGGCGGACTGAGGAACATCCTCCGTATGAGGAAGGGACTCCAGTACGTCATCAGCGATCCCGTCAAGCCCGCGCCCATCTTCACCAAGCTCCAGGAGCTGGGAGAGGTCGAGGACAAGGAGATCTACCAGACCCTCAACATGAGCATGGGATTCACCATAATCGCCCCTGCCGAGGATGCTGAGCAGATCGCGAAGAAGTATCAGAACGCCGAGGTAGTCGGACGCGTCCAGAAGGGCGACGGGGTACTGTTGGAACCCGGAAACATACTGTACGATCACTACTGATCAGCTCAGCCTGTTCAGGTTGAGCTCGGCCAGCTGTATTAGCGAGGTCTTGTACTCGCTGTCGGGGATAACGGAAAGACAGTCCACAGCCTCATCTACATAATCCTTGATGATCAGCTTGCAGTCATCCACGGCCTCGGTCTGGAGGATCATATCGCGGATCTCGTCCAGAGAGGCTCCCTTCTTGATCTTTCCGCGGATCTTGTTGCCGATCTTGACGTCGCGGATGGCAAGGATTG
The nucleotide sequence above comes from Methanomassiliicoccales archaeon LGM-RCC1. Encoded proteins:
- the purM gene encoding phosphoribosylformylglycinamidine cyclo-ligase — protein: MSGWTYEKSGVSIDQKSNAIKALVDKLEYKRDGIGQNVRMPGLFASLIDFGDKYITLATDGVGTKLMIAEALNKWDTVGIDCIAMNVNDTICVNAEPTSFVDYIAIDKPNEDITKEIGIGLQKGAELSNMEIVGGEIAVLPEIVNGVDLSGTCLGYVEKDKIITGSTCEEGDLIVSLRSSGIHSNGLTLARKIVEANNIGWNDKVSGLSKTIGEELLTPTEIYVKQVLEITSNFNVHGLVDITGGGLRNILRMRKGLQYVISDPVKPAPIFTKLQELGEVEDKEIYQTLNMSMGFTIIAPAEDAEQIAKKYQNAEVVGRVQKGDGVLLEPGNILYDHY